In the genome of Natrinema sp. CBA1119, the window GCGTTATACACGACATCGCGCTTGTAGTCACGCGCGACCAGGTCGCCGGACTCGCCTTCACGAATGACGAAGTAGTTCTCCGAGTCGCCCACGTGGCCGAGCGGGTTCTTCCCGCGATCACCTTGACTGGCGTTCAGGAGATCTCCGAGATCGAGTTCCCAGAGAGCCGACCGGTACCCGCCCCCGGCGTCGCCGTCATCGTTCTTATTGTCGTCCCAGTCAGCGTCGCCAGTTGCTGCCCGGTCACGGGTTTGTCGCGTTGCAGCCTCGTATCCGGCGAACGCTTCGGGCGGACGGGCACTCCGTATCAGCGCCGCCGGCGTCTCCGCCCAGTCCTGCAAGTACTCGTCGAGGTCGGCCTTCGTACCGAGCTGTGCAGGCGGCATCGCTACCCGAACCGTCACGTCGTGGTCTTCGAGGTAACTTGCCGTGCGGAGCGCTCCACCGATCCCCGGCGCGGTCGGCGGAATCGTGACAGCATCTCGAATCCGGTCAGCGTCACCGTCGTATTCGGAGACTTCACCGAAGCCAACCGGGTCGTTGTCAGCGATGACGTAGACCGTTGGAACATCGTGCGCCGCCAACACGTCGAGCAGCGGCCCGAAATGCTTCCGCTTGAACTCTTTCGCCACTGGGGACAGAACAGAATACCCGCGTTCATGCGCCGTGATCGCGTCCGCAATCCCTTCCGCGACGATGACGGGCTCTCCGTCTTCAAGCGTGTGCTCGCCCCAGATCGGCTCCTCGAACGGAACCCGGTCGTCAGTGTGCCGGACTTTCGCGTACTTCCCGGCCAGATGGTCGCGCGGGTGGCCGTCGTACCCGGCTGCCCCACCGCCTTTCGTCCCGGTCGTCCGAGCAATCGCGTACACCGGCTCGCCGTCACCGTCGAAGTACGGAAGCACGTACCGGCCTTTCCACAGCGGGTCGAGACGGTCGTTGAACAGCCCGGTAGCGATGAGGGTCTCCCGGTCGAACCCTTCCTGGATCATCCGGTCGAGGAGCCCTGACCCGGCAGGCGCATACCCGAGCTGGTTCGCTGCGAGCGTCTCGTCGTCCCACCCGCGAACGTCGGTGAAGTATTCACGCGCCGTGGTAGGCCGGTCCGGGTAGTCACCGTCGTCGGTATGCGGACGGATCGTCCGGTCAAGCTGCCCATGGAAGTACTCGATGGCGACGCGGAACGCTTCCCGCGCCCGCTCTTCGACAGCCGACTTCTCTCCATCTGGTTCTGGGGTGGCTTCGTCGCTTCCCGCTGCTGTCGGCGTCGCGGCTGAGTCAGACTCAGCTGGCTTCACACCATCGCCGGTTCGCACCAGTTCGGTCTGCCGCCGAAGTTCGCCAGCAAACTGCTTCCGTTCATGATCTTTCTTCGGATGCCCCTCGGGAAGATCGCCACCGAAGTATCCGAGTGCTTCAGCCTGCAGTCGAAGTTCTGCAACCGGGACGGGTTCCCCCTCGCTTATGCCGAGGTACTTCCGGGTATCCTCGTACAGCCCGCCCCAATCGAGCGATGACCCGCCGGTCATCGGATCACCTCGCTGTCGCAGGCTTCCGATCTGGTGAGGCGAGGTACGGGCTGTCGTTCACCGCGAAAGAACGGATGCAGTACGTGGTCGGCAGCAAGAGGCCAACTGGCGTCAGTAGGCGAAACGATACGGCTCGGTGGGGACTGTACGCCCTCTGCGCCGGATAGAGGGGTAGAACTGTCTGCTTCCCTGCCGGAGCGGGCGATTGGGTCCCCGAGATGAGGTCTCTCGAAGTGGGCAAATGCAATCATGGCTACGCTGTCTGCACACACTCGTTGCGCGGGACAGCTGCCCTGGGCCTGACCGACAGCGCTGCCGCTGGCCGAGAGGGCAAGCTTTAATTCAGTTGCCCGAGAAACCAGAGGTGTCCAACTCTCTCGGTTTCTCGGTGCGGTTACGTTTCCCTTAGCTTGGCGTGTGCGTCGCCTCGGAATTCTGAACGAATCCTCATAAAGGCTTGTAAAGTTGGTTACTGTCTTCACCTCGCTCTCGTAGCCAATCTCCACGGCTTGCGAGGGTCGATAATACGTCTGCTCGTCGGGGTCGGGCTTGCGTGTACTCATGACTCACCTGTGTCCTGCACCCGACGCCAACTGACGCCAGCCCGTTGCGCAGAGGTGGCCCTAACGAAAGGGCAATACTTTTGCTCCCGGGCCGAGAAACCACAGGTACGGACACCCGTTCGAGGAGCGGGCTGCCAAACCAGACTCCTCGACCGGGCACCTGTGGTTTCTCAGGCGCGTTGCATCGCCTAGTTTGTGGTACGTAATCGTAACCACCTGCGCGTTAAAAAGGTAAGTAATCCTGACCACCCATTCTTAGAGACTTGTCTGCCGCACGTCAGACGTTGCATTACCCTACCGGTTCAGAGTAGAGCCGGTCGGCATCAATCTCGTACGCGACATCGGTGATCGTTTCTCGCCGTTCGACACACCACCTGTCGCCGTCCCACTCTTCGATGATCCGCCAGTACCCATCCCCGTCGTCGTGCGGTTCGTATCGAATCCTACGACGAGGACGGTACGCAGGCGAATACTCGACGGTGAATCCCGACATCATCGGGTGGAACAGTCGGGGAGTTCGTGGTCAATCACGGACTGCACCTCGTCGCTTTCCCGAGCCTGGTCGATGATCGTTCGAACGGCCTCGGGGGTCTGGATGAGATTATACCGTTCGACGAGCCGGGCAGCGAACGCACCGAGCGAGGCCGCAGGCTCGACCAAGTGCTCCCGGGCAGCTAGCCTGAGGATCTGCAAGTCGTGTTTGTTCTTCAACCCGAGCTTCCGTGCCTGCCAGTCCACGTTCGTGTCGCAGTCCCCACCGTTGATGTCGTCGTGACAGTTTCGACAGAGGCAGATCCCGACATCAGGCTCTTTCTGCCAATGATGGTAGTCCAACCAGCTGATCCCGAGTTCGTCGAGCGTCCGTCGACACAGGGGACATGTCGGGCTCCACTCCCAGCCGTACTCCTGCGCTCGCTTCGAGTACGCCTCGGTGAACTCACGCGTCCGGGGACAGTTCTCAGCAGTCTGAATCCCGTCCCATAGGTGCCGATCCCAGTACGCTTGGACGAGTTCAACCAGCTCTGACGGCGTCACCATCTCAGTGTACGCGGCATCGACTGCGACTGCGCTCCACCGCCGCAGTTCGACCTCGCAGTCCGAACACCGCGACTTGAACCACGACACGTACGACGGGAGCCCGTCTTCGTACTGCTCGACTTCCCCACCACAGTTCGGGCAGAGAACTTGGACGGGTCGGTCACGCAACTCGTCGTTCTGTTCGATTGCCTCAAGAACGTGGACACCGCGGACCTGCGTATCAAGCAGGTCAGCCTCAGCATCACGTCCGGTGCTATGCGTCAGTTCGAATGATTCATTTGTGTCAGCAGCGTTGATTTGCATGGGTTGTCCTCTCGACAGCCCCTGGGTCGGTGTCCTTAGCACCGGCCCGCTTCTCATACTGAAACGGGCAGATACGCAGGGACTGGTAGGTGTGATTACCATACACGTCATAAAAAGCGCTTGCAAAATTGATCGTTAGCAGGAAAGGACGGTGAGGTTGGACGCTGATTCAGCGTTTGAGTCTAGTTTTGAGGATACAACTCTTTCCAAACAGCTGTTGAGGGGTTGTTTTTATATAGGCATTCAAACACAAGCGCCCTCTCATCCTTCATCTTCACCTGAATACCGTCGATTTACCGCTTATTTTTCCACAGGAAGTCGGAAGCCTTTCTTAAAAGTGGAATCAATCCCTCGTCTGCATATATACCCAAAGCACCTCGGGATAATTCTAACAACCTTGCCGAAGTACCTGATCGCTTTGCTTGAGTTCGTAATAATAACTCCCAGACATCTCCAAAGCGTTCATTAGATATCTTATGAGGATACAATCGAAAATACTCTGAATTTTCATAGTCCACGACCCAGTTCTTATATTCAAAATCACATTTCCAAGCGGCAAACTCAAAGCTGAGTTGATCACGTTCAGCGCCCTTCTTGTATTCTTTCCACCACGTTCCCATAGCCTCAACAACCTCTTCTTCGTTGTGTTTCCGCAGTAGAATTCTCGTTTCACTCAGCCCATACTCCTCTGGAAATCCTAGATTCCGATATCGCTTCATTTGTGCACGGATTCTCTCTGGATCGGCTTTGTCTAGTCTAATACAAGCCTCAGCTTCATCATATATACAACTCCGTCTAGGATGTGAAGGAACAGCCATATTCGACTCTTGATCTTGTAAACATTCTTTGAGTACTTTTCGAATATCTCCGATAATATGGATGTTTCCGTCAACCCAGACACTATAATCATACTCTGAAAAGAATTGATGAGGAAGAGTTTTCACTTTTCCACTCATTAGCTTTGGCGAGATCTCATACTCATTGATAAGATGGGGTTCCCAAACCCCTTTTGCGATGTCTTTCTCATCAGTAAAACATATGAAATCAACATTACTAGGCGTTACCTCTGGTTGTAGAAGCACGTCATAGTCATTAAAAACAGCTGTATAAACAACGATATCTCCGCTCATTGTTTAATACTTAGAATACATACGTAGTATTCAGTATACATATTAACATTGATTCGGTACCGCAGTTGTTCTCTATTCTTAGAGATAGGCTATAAATCATTCGCCACACTTGTATACGTGTTCAGATAAGCTGATTCCATGCGAATCTGAATGACCGAAGCCAATCATAGGCTGTCTCTGCTTCGGCCCGCTGAAACAGTTCAAGGAACTGATCGTCCGTCGTTTTACTTCTCTGAAGACACGTTCGACAGCCTTCCGATTTCCAATGTTCTCGTATTTGAAACCGATGCCATGTTGGTGACACCTAGCTTGGCCCGAATTCAATTTCTTGACTCCACGTTATAGTGCTTGATAGAGATCAAGTAGTTCATCAACAACGACTTCAACAGAGTGGTGGGTCTCAATATATTTCTCACCTGCACGACCCATTTCGGGCCAACGCTCCGAATGCTCAATGAGTTCTCTCAGCGCATCTGTGATTGCCATGGCATCACGTTCGGGAACGAGAATGCCCGCATCGCCGTCGTCAACTATTTCGGGAATCCCAGCATGCGTTGTCGAAACAATAGGGAGTCCGGCTGCCTGAGCCTCAAGTAATACCGTAGGCGTTCCTTCTTTGTCACCATTTTTAGCCGTAACACTGGGTAGAAGGAACAGATGGGCGTCCATCATTAATTGTGTAATCTCTTCCATAGTTTGCCAGCCAAGAAGTTCGATTCGGTCACTCACGTCCAATTCTTCAATAAGTTCTTCCAGCTGTTCTCGGCGCTGTCCATCGCCCGCAATAGTATACGATATTTTCCTGTCTACGTCCAAGTTAGCAACTGCTTCAATGGCATACTGCAGCCCTTTCTTCTCAACAAACCTAGCTACAGTCAAAATATTAAGTTGTTCGTCAGGTCCTAATCGTCGTTCCTTGTATTCAAAATTATCTGTGTCTATACATACTGGCACCTTGTATATTTTTTCAGGTGGTGCACCAATATCTGTGAGATCCCCTCTCATATCTTCACTCAAACACGTTAGAGCATCTACTTTCTCAAACAGGGTGTCGTAAACCCTCGGGTTTGAGCGGGGAACTACACTAGCATCACGACCATAAAAAGAAACAATCAGTGGACTTTCCATCAACGGTTGTGAGGATAAAAAGCGATTGCCAACGGGGCCAAAATGTGCATGAAATACGTCAGTACCGTCTCGGTGTCTGAGGACGTTGCGCATTATACTGAGTTCTTCGGGCATATACTTCCCGTGTCGACAGGTGGAGAATATTCTCGAGGGACTTACTCCACCAATAAGGAGTTCAGGAATTGAAGTAACAAGTAACTTGAATCCCTCGGGATAGCTTCGCGGCTTGGTGTAGTAGCTCACTTTATCTTGTAGGTTGTATTCGTCAATCACATCATGGTGGAAGTTTTCACCCGGTTGAGTGCCGTAAACTTGAACATCGTGGCCATTATCAATAAGACCGGTAAGTTGGTTAACAATGAAAGTTGTAGAAAGTTTTGGGAATGTTTCTGTCATATGAGCTATTTTCATAATACATTTTTGAACACAGTATGAGGGAACTTGAAATTAGCGCGTTAATGCTGTCAGCTGCTATCATGTGTATACTTCTTAACCGCATTCAATATCACTATGAAATGACAGGCCAGTGTCCGCGGTTTTGATTCCAACATCGCTAGGTTGAGCATAT includes:
- a CDS encoding glycosyltransferase domain-containing protein, producing the protein MSGDIVVYTAVFNDYDVLLQPEVTPSNVDFICFTDEKDIAKGVWEPHLINEYEISPKLMSGKVKTLPHQFFSEYDYSVWVDGNIHIIGDIRKVLKECLQDQESNMAVPSHPRRSCIYDEAEACIRLDKADPERIRAQMKRYRNLGFPEEYGLSETRILLRKHNEEEVVEAMGTWWKEYKKGAERDQLSFEFAAWKCDFEYKNWVVDYENSEYFRLYPHKISNERFGDVWELLLRTQAKRSGTSARLLELSRGALGIYADEGLIPLLRKASDFLWKNKR
- a CDS encoding glycosyltransferase, with the protein product MTETFPKLSTTFIVNQLTGLIDNGHDVQVYGTQPGENFHHDVIDEYNLQDKVSYYTKPRSYPEGFKLLVTSIPELLIGGVSPSRIFSTCRHGKYMPEELSIMRNVLRHRDGTDVFHAHFGPVGNRFLSSQPLMESPLIVSFYGRDASVVPRSNPRVYDTLFEKVDALTCLSEDMRGDLTDIGAPPEKIYKVPVCIDTDNFEYKERRLGPDEQLNILTVARFVEKKGLQYAIEAVANLDVDRKISYTIAGDGQRREQLEELIEELDVSDRIELLGWQTMEEITQLMMDAHLFLLPSVTAKNGDKEGTPTVLLEAQAAGLPIVSTTHAGIPEIVDDGDAGILVPERDAMAITDALRELIEHSERWPEMGRAGEKYIETHHSVEVVVDELLDLYQAL